A single genomic interval of Desulfovibrio intestinalis harbors:
- a CDS encoding Rne/Rng family ribonuclease, protein MTKDQETPVTETKNSGETSPKPSKPKTRTPARGKTATAPAASAKKAEKTSPPSSPASNTSPKDSSSSASADSAPKATTAKATRRPAGKAVASKKSATPDTAKAEKPGSVSGAAVKPAKSAEPATASADKATAKSAEKTSAPKADASTSVTADSGKKNTAKPAAARGRKPTAKTGKDTAAPAKASAKTASVAAAQEKTPAGVSVAAKSRSPKADESKAPARPDVAKTEAIKPDASKSAAGKPASAELGKTAAGGPGTDTRSSGAPKPRPSTRARTAAPRKKTAAQSSTGKPAAHIENKISPASPASANAAQPQNVPDSPANAGQKPSQAARAVSPVTAFEDQIFSLTATATSSSEVLALASGEKLAITSRESLAITGSETLALVATTDSQDADGHTEGSGDAPRRKNRRGRRGGRGRNRRKEQNGDTAEMQSADNAADDDVKDAVAQNGQSQTTAEADQARSPSPADTSEKGKSEAVRPASNKTAPAAVAGKVKSETGSGRRRMFISVLPGEQVEVALTEDGQLLEYYLDMLHQRKIKGNIYKGVIHNIDTNLQAAFVSYGAGKNGFLQIDEIHPEYWLTHHEPAKGKKFPPIQKVLKAGQEVLVQVVKEPTGSKGAFLTTWLSLAGRFLVLTPGQEQIGVSRKVDDDEERTRLREMMNGIDPGQGLGVIVRTVSAGTTKTTLKNDLQYLKRVWRDIRKKATEVTAPSLIYQEPGLSERAVRDYLTEDVGEIWVDNEDVAQSIRETVNLLFPRKSDLVRLHSDARTSMWERFNLRRQLDQIYTREVLLPSGGRLVFDQTEALMAIDINSGKISGKGNFEAMAHKTNMEAAEAIARHLKLRDIGGQVVIDFIEMRDKKHVIEVEKTLRTIMKNDRARHDVGRMSSFGLLELVRQRTGSSALAITMEPCPACGGTGQRRNLEWQALQVLRELRRMMRAESKEKCIYSASPELALYLLNHKRDSLREMEQAYSKCLEISVRP, encoded by the coding sequence ATGACCAAAGACCAAGAAACCCCCGTGACAGAGACCAAAAATTCAGGCGAAACAAGCCCGAAACCCTCAAAACCCAAAACACGCACCCCTGCCAGAGGAAAGACAGCTACTGCCCCCGCAGCATCTGCCAAAAAGGCGGAAAAAACTTCGCCTCCCTCCTCCCCTGCTTCCAATACATCTCCCAAGGATTCCTCTTCATCCGCCAGTGCGGACTCCGCGCCCAAAGCTACCACGGCCAAAGCTACCAGAAGGCCAGCAGGCAAAGCAGTTGCCAGTAAAAAAAGCGCAACGCCTGATACAGCCAAGGCCGAAAAGCCAGGCAGTGTGTCCGGTGCAGCGGTAAAACCTGCAAAATCAGCAGAGCCTGCCACTGCCAGTGCGGACAAAGCCACAGCCAAAAGCGCGGAAAAGACCTCTGCCCCCAAGGCCGATGCTTCAACATCTGTTACTGCTGACTCTGGCAAAAAAAATACCGCCAAGCCAGCCGCCGCTCGCGGTAGAAAGCCAACGGCCAAAACGGGCAAGGATACCGCAGCCCCTGCAAAAGCAAGCGCCAAGACAGCTTCGGTGGCAGCCGCCCAGGAAAAAACTCCTGCCGGCGTGAGCGTTGCCGCCAAGAGCCGCTCCCCCAAGGCCGATGAGTCCAAAGCTCCGGCTAGGCCCGATGTTGCCAAAACAGAAGCCATCAAGCCCGATGCATCCAAGAGCGCTGCTGGCAAGCCTGCCAGCGCAGAACTGGGCAAAACCGCTGCTGGCGGCCCCGGAACTGACACTAGGTCTTCTGGCGCGCCCAAGCCCCGCCCTTCTACCAGAGCGCGCACCGCAGCCCCCCGCAAAAAAACGGCTGCTCAAAGCTCCACCGGAAAGCCTGCTGCACATATTGAAAATAAAATTTCCCCTGCTTCCCCCGCCTCAGCTAATGCAGCCCAGCCCCAGAATGTACCCGATTCTCCTGCCAATGCGGGTCAGAAGCCCTCTCAGGCCGCACGGGCAGTCAGTCCTGTAACTGCTTTTGAAGACCAGATTTTTTCGCTCACTGCCACAGCCACCTCAAGTAGTGAGGTACTGGCTCTGGCTTCCGGTGAAAAGCTGGCTATCACCAGCCGTGAATCTCTTGCCATTACAGGCTCTGAAACCCTTGCGCTTGTAGCTACGACCGATTCGCAGGATGCAGACGGACACACTGAAGGTTCCGGCGATGCCCCGCGCCGCAAGAATAGACGCGGACGCCGCGGTGGACGCGGGCGCAACCGCAGAAAAGAGCAGAATGGCGATACCGCCGAAATGCAATCTGCCGACAACGCTGCGGATGACGATGTAAAGGACGCCGTGGCACAAAACGGCCAGAGCCAGACCACGGCTGAAGCGGATCAGGCCCGCTCGCCATCGCCAGCCGATACTTCAGAAAAAGGAAAGTCCGAAGCTGTCAGGCCTGCCAGCAACAAAACTGCTCCTGCAGCTGTAGCGGGAAAGGTAAAGTCTGAGACAGGCTCTGGACGTCGGCGCATGTTCATCAGCGTTCTGCCGGGCGAACAGGTCGAAGTGGCTCTGACAGAAGACGGACAGTTGCTGGAATATTATCTGGATATGCTGCACCAGCGCAAGATCAAGGGTAATATCTATAAGGGCGTCATCCATAATATCGACACAAATCTTCAGGCCGCTTTTGTCAGCTACGGTGCTGGCAAGAACGGTTTCTTGCAGATTGACGAAATTCATCCCGAGTACTGGCTGACGCATCATGAGCCCGCCAAGGGCAAAAAATTTCCGCCAATCCAGAAGGTGCTTAAAGCCGGACAGGAAGTGCTTGTACAGGTTGTAAAGGAGCCCACGGGCAGCAAGGGCGCGTTTTTGACCACATGGCTGTCCCTTGCCGGGCGTTTTCTTGTGCTCACCCCCGGACAGGAACAGATTGGGGTTTCGCGCAAGGTGGACGACGATGAAGAACGCACCCGCCTGCGCGAGATGATGAACGGTATTGATCCCGGCCAGGGTCTGGGCGTCATAGTACGCACGGTCAGCGCAGGCACCACCAAAACGACGCTCAAGAACGACCTGCAGTATTTGAAGCGCGTCTGGCGCGATATACGCAAAAAAGCCACTGAAGTTACGGCCCCTTCCCTTATCTACCAGGAGCCGGGACTGTCCGAACGCGCGGTGCGTGACTATCTGACGGAAGATGTGGGCGAAATATGGGTGGACAACGAAGACGTGGCCCAGAGCATTCGCGAAACCGTCAATCTGCTGTTCCCCCGCAAAAGCGATCTGGTGCGTCTGCACAGCGATGCGCGCACTTCCATGTGGGAACGCTTCAACCTGCGCCGCCAGCTGGACCAGATCTACACCCGTGAAGTCTTGCTGCCGTCAGGCGGGCGGCTGGTCTTTGACCAGACCGAAGCTCTTATGGCCATTGACATCAACTCTGGCAAAATTTCCGGCAAGGGCAACTTTGAAGCTATGGCCCATAAAACAAATATGGAAGCCGCTGAAGCTATCGCCCGACACCTCAAGCTACGCGATATCGGCGGGCAGGTTGTCATCGACTTCATTGAAATGCGCGACAAAAAGCACGTTATTGAAGTGGAAAAAACCCTGCGCACCATCATGAAAAATGATCGCGCCCGGCACGATGTGGGCCGCATGAGTTCATTTGGCCTTTTGGAACTGGTGCGCCAGCGCACAGGTTCGTCGGCACTGGCCATCACGATGGAACCCTGCCCCGCATGCGGCGGCACGGGCCAGCGCCGCAATCTTGAATGGCAGGCCCTTCAGGTTTTGCGGGAACTACGCCGCATGATGCGCGCAGAAAGCAAAGAAAAGTGCATCTATAGCGCCTCGCCTGAGCTCGCCCTGTATCTGCTCAACCATAAGCGCGACAGTTTGCGTGAAATGGAGCAGGCCTACAGCAAATGTCTGGAAATATCCGTGCGACCTTAA
- a CDS encoding epoxyqueuosine reductase QueH — translation MNEFTPKCDARSLLLHVCCGPCAVMPITRLLDEGFAVTAWYMNPNIHPLSEYLRRRDAASECAERLGIPILYDDASWNITSWLRAVAGRDTAPQRCTYCCSSRIEAAFATARRLGFAFVSSSLLYSRYQPHEVIRQAGERLACADGTGPDFVYRDFREDWQEGIDRSKEMELYRQPYCGCIYSEAERYEKKLTRLIKI, via the coding sequence ATGAACGAATTTACTCCCAAATGCGATGCGCGCAGCCTGCTGCTGCACGTTTGTTGCGGCCCTTGCGCTGTCATGCCGATCACGCGGCTGCTTGATGAGGGTTTTGCTGTCACAGCCTGGTATATGAATCCCAACATACATCCCCTGTCCGAATACCTGCGCAGAAGGGATGCGGCGAGCGAATGCGCCGAAAGGCTGGGCATTCCCATTTTGTATGATGACGCCAGCTGGAACATCACATCCTGGTTGCGCGCCGTAGCAGGACGAGATACCGCGCCCCAACGTTGCACGTATTGCTGCTCAAGCCGCATTGAGGCGGCATTTGCCACAGCCAGACGGCTTGGCTTCGCTTTTGTGAGCAGCAGCCTGCTCTATTCACGCTATCAGCCTCACGAGGTCATCAGGCAGGCAGGAGAACGCCTGGCGTGCGCAGACGGCACCGGGCCTGATTTCGTGTACAGGGATTTTCGCGAAGACTGGCAGGAAGGCATTGATAGATCCAAGGAAATGGAGCTGTACCGCCAGCCCTATTGCGGTTGTATTTATAGCGAAGCTGAACGGTATGAAAAGAAGCTGACGCGCCTTATAAAAATATGA
- a CDS encoding helix-turn-helix transcriptional regulator → MLLCKQHLEKEVMKVSVANIQPSPNRWLTEKQVEERTGISRSTLQKQRFNRTGLPYVKVGARLVRYSEAEIVKYMLARQIDPIN, encoded by the coding sequence ATGCTACTATGCAAACAACATCTTGAAAAGGAGGTGATGAAAGTGTCTGTGGCAAATATCCAACCCAGCCCAAATCGTTGGCTCACAGAAAAGCAGGTTGAAGAGCGTACTGGCATAAGCAGAAGCACCCTTCAGAAGCAGCGGTTCAATAGGACTGGCCTACCATATGTAAAGGTTGGCGCTCGTCTTGTCCGTTATTCTGAGGCTGAGATCGTCAAATATATGCTGGCGCGTCAAATTGATCCCATCAACTAG